ATGTTTTGGAAGAAGGCCAGTTAAATCTACTTATAAtgattttgtctttcttttggttgaAACCTGCAATTTACTGGATGTCATAGTGAAAAACAATGTCTGTAATTGATGTTCCTAAGCAGTAAACTTCGATAACCTTAACCAATTGGATATGGGGTCCGAATAGTAAAACTTTACAAAACATCATTTGAAAGAAGCTACACCCAGCTTCAGCTGGAAAAAGTTAAACAATCCCAGTAACTAAAACGATATGAACTCGCCAATAGAGCAAAGAGAGGGAATATCTCAAAGTCTAATATCAACTCAAGAATCTTTAAACCTTGTTATGTTCTCGAGAATCTTTACACCTTGTGCTCTCAAGAATCTTTGAACCTTGTGTTTATTGATGCTTTGGCCATCTTCCTCATGTGTGCCTATGCAACGGCGTGTTAGGGTTTCAAATTGGAGCCTGGATGCGGTGGTTGTGTTTCCACGTTCCATGCCCATGTATTAAGCTGTGCTTGTTTCAatgaatttcttataatttttggCTAGATCGCTCTTTCTGAAAGCACCGAGAATGTTTGTCAGTTTCGGATGGATGAACAAGGAACTTGATTCttctaggttttttattttttttgttcatttgttgattttaacaGTGTGTCGGAGGAATGACATCAAATCACTGTTGTCGATACCAGGCTGAGCATGATGAGTCTGGTTAATCCTTTGCTGATCTTTGTTCTTATACCATCAAGTTTggatgtttattttctttatattgccTGGATTTGCTAACGAAGAAGGCAATCTCCAAAATATTTGTCATATCTCTTCAAGTTACCTGGTTTCCGATAATGCTTGAACTTCAGCTTTCTAATTTGTCGTGGTAGTAAAATAGTGTGCTCACCTTCCATCTCAGCAAAAGTTACAGGAGGTTACACTCCTAATTCTTTTGCATCGCCGATCTCGTGATCCAGAGAAGTACTTCAACTACCAATCTTGCTTCAACTACCAATCTAAGCAAGATATTGTCCGAATCTCTTGTAAATGAGCCCGAATCAAGTTCATTCAGCCATCTATAATtaccctttaaaaaattattttatttttaaaataaaaattagcatactgttagaagaagaaaaaaaaacaaagtaatggTGTTAAAATTTGCTTATAACATGAAAGTAAAACTCTCATTCTATgttccagttaaaaaaaaactcaattttatgctattaaaaaaaatctaaaacaagtttgtttttgtaaaaaaaaataaagtggatTAATTCCTTTTCTCTTAGGTTAGCCCGTCAGTTATAGATGTTTTATAGATCTAAAAGGCCCAAAGACTACAAAAATAATACTATTGAAAACTGTTAATCTAAACCCAGCCCGGCCCAGAAGTTAGACCAGACAACAAGAACCCTAACTCAGCAGCTCCATCTATATTACAACCCTAAATTTTCACCTCCGCTTCATCCATCGCTCCAAGCAGAGAAAGCCGTGTCTGTCTTAGCATCCTCACGTCCAAAGCTCGCATtctggtctctctctctctccgccTTTGCTCCCTTGATATTCCCTTGTTAACTTTGAAGCTATTAACTCTAACGTAGATCCATGACAATAAGCTGTTAACTAATAATCACTTTGTTTAGTTTGTGTTTTTCATGTTCAATGCATAGTTGGTTTTAGCTAAAACCCATTTTGATTTATGCATGATATGTTCAAAATATGCTGGTTAAtgaatcatttttatcttagaGACTAATAGCTGAAGAACTACAAAGCGTAGGTTGGGGTACattctgaaaagaaaaaaaaggttgtcgATTTTGTGTTTGGTGAATGACTACTTGAGTTTGTGTGAAACCCGTTTTTGCTTTATGTTTGAGaagtttaatattttgtatgataaaatttaaaaagataaagatatagTAGTAAATGGAAGTGTTGTTGTTGGTTTGTTTTAATGAATATGAAGTGGACATGTGTGGTTTTGAATGGTTTTGTGCATTTTGATTGTGTAATAGAAAAGTGTAAGGAGAAAATGGCAGCAGCTTATGGAGCTATGAAGGCACAAAAGCCGGGTTTGGAGGAGACTCAGGAGCAGATTCACAAGATCAGGATCACTCTTTCCTCGAAGGATGTCAAAAACCTTGAGAAAGGTCTTTTCTGTAAATCCTATTTTACAATGTCGTTGTCATTGATACGCCACAATTTGTTATTTTGAGTTGTATCCTTTTTTTTGTCCTGACAGTTTGCACTGACTTGGTCCGTGGCGCCAAGGATAAGAGACTGAGGGTTAAGGGTCCAGTGAGAATCCCTACCAAGGTTCTTAACATTACCACCAGGAAATCCCCTTGTGGTGAAGGtattcatctaaaaaaactGCTTGTATAATCATGGTTAGATTAATTTGCAGTGTGtggcattttgttttattatttacttcatGCGCTATTTACAAGTCCATTTAGTattcttatttctttaatttcatttgtgCTTTCTTCTAACACATATCACTTCATGGGTTCCACGTgtttgttattgtatttttttccttcctctTTGGGTAATGTTTGAATGGCtgatttgtttgatttgataAGAGTAGTTCGAGGGAGAAATTGAGAAGGGTTAGCAACATTACAGTTCTTTATAGAtatgttcttttgtttgttACCCTTTACAACCACTACAATAATCAAATGTTGGTTTGTGCGCCATATGCAGTCTTATTCAGTAGTATAATTGGTTGGTGCATGTGAAATAACTTCCTATTGATTAAAATGCTACTTATTTAACTTTCTAGGTGTTCTAGTCTGAGCATAGGACCCAGGGTGGATCAGTTAGACCATGTTAGTTGGTCTTGTAATGAGAAAACAAGTCATAATTTGCTCTACTGTTTTCCTAGTGGTGTTTGCATACGAGTTTGCAAAGTTGATGTTACTtcagaatgatttttttaggtaCATATGATATAAATGATTGTCCCTGTAAAGGCACTCAATATATGAGCTGCCGACACCATAAAAGATTGGAATTTGTTGTGTGGAGTTTTTTGTAACTTTATGTGCCATTTTCCTCAGGGGCTTGTTCTCTTTTGCCAGTTCATCTGTTAAGCTAAAGGGTTTTGCATGTATATCTTGTCATCTTGCAGGAACCAACACATGGGACAGATTCGAGCTTAGGGTCCACAAGCGTGTTATTGATCTCTTCAGTTCTGCCGATGTTGTCAAGCAGATCACCTCAATTACAATTGAACCTGGTGTTGAGGTTGAAGTTACCATTGCAGATTAGAGAGATGCTATTTACTTCTTTTGgactgttttatttattttactagaaCACTTCAGGATCTTTTTTATCGGAAGACGTTGATCAGCCTTGTGAGTGAAAAGAATTCAATGTACTATGTTCATTCCTCATTCCATGTTAAAGATTCTGTGAAGGAGattgaattttgtttcctctttaTTTCATTATGAATCTAGCaagttattataattgaatttgtttcacTTTGAAGTTGATGGGATttgtatcttgatttttttttaaaaaagagaatcaACTCCTAAGGAGATGCACAGACATGGCTTGATGTTTGAAGTTTGTAAATTAATGAATCCACAGCCCGCCATTGTGTGTGCATCATCTAGTTCTGTTTATTCTAAAAAAGTTTCAGAGATTGATAGGACTGATAATCCTTCTAGTCTCTATGCCGCTACTAAGAAGGCTGGTGAGGCTATAGCACACACTTATAATCATATTCATGGTTTATCAATCACGGGGCTGCGGTTTTTCACGGTTTATGGTCCTTGGGGAAGACCGGATATggcttatttcttttttactagCGACATATTGAAAGGGAAGCAGATTTCAGTTTTTGAAGGGCTTAATGGGTTTACTGTTTCGAGGGATTTTACTTACATTGATGATATAGTGAAGGGCTGTTTAGGTGCACTGGATACTGCTACCAAGAGTACTGGAAGTGGCGGGGTTAAGGCCCGGCGCAATTGCGGGTTTATAATCTTGGGAATACCTCACCGGTGCCAGTTGCTTGTTAATATATTGAGGAAGTTGTTGAAGGTTAAGGCAGTGTCGCCCATGCCTGCCTGTTTACTCATGCTAATATTAGTTTAGCAAGGAGGGAGCTTGGTTATAAGCCTACTAAGAGAAGAGTTCTGTCTAAATTGGTGGATCTGTGGTGTGATCATTTGAATCTATATTTGATTCTATTCAAGTGATTTTACACGCTTTATCATTTGGTCGGATCGGTCTTCTGTCCTATATAGGAATTTAATGGTCTTAGTGCATGCTAAGGACCTCCAGAAATGTGATGAGAAACCGGAAGCATTGCCCTTTCTCTTCTccgttgtttcttttttccatcaAGATTTTAGTCCtagtttaggatttttttcAATCAGAATTCTGTTGCAATTGTTATTTTTGGTTTCATTAATCTTCTGCTACCTTTCTGTTTTGTCCATGTCAATTTATGATAAGAGTAGATAGATATAGTAATTTCCTTGTCTACTTTCCTCTGTTTtgcataaattattaatatgttaGGTGCAATTCCTGTTGTGTTTCTCAATTATGGGTGTTTTGGATGcgattctttttctcttttcctttctgGGTAACTGTTTGACATTCTTATAAATGGCTGATGAGTCACATTTTGGCCGGATTTCTCATAATCCTTTCCATTTCACTCTCCACTGCCAACCTCTTGATATTGTTTCtaccaagattaaaaaattattacaattgaATTTGTTTCACTTTGAAGTTattatgtatctttttttttaaaaaaaagagaatcaaCTCCGAAGAAGATGCACAGACATGGCTTGCTGTTCGAAGTTGTGTTGCTAAGGTACCTCACTGTACCGCCGTTTCGATTGTAAAGCAAACAGCTTGTAAGAGCCATGGTTGCTTGTTATGATATCTAGTACCTGTTAGGCGCTAGCCAGACAACACTTCATCTTGGGTTCCTGCTTTCGTTTTATCTGAAGAAAATGCTCACTTTAACTATCGTTTCATGGAGATGGGATGAAACGAGACATGATCGTCTGGACCCATAATCTTAATAGCTCCTTCATTTCCATGATGACAGTTGATAGATAACCCATTTTACTTCATGCTTTCTAATGGCACGGCAACGCAATTGAACAAATATTTCTGACTCAAAGGTAAAAGAAACCAGTCCAATACAGAGGCATGGATTCATCTAAACTGCAATCATTGAGCTGCTTGCGCCTGCATATCAATGGATGTAAATTTCCCCGTTCTGCTTTTGTTGACTAGAAATCTCATTTTccatctcttctctttctcttagTAATCAAAGAGTTCATCTAGAGATGacagatgaaaaaacaaaaccactgTCAATACACTCCAACCGAGACTGACCACAACCACATTTGCCATTTCGTATACAAACTTATGCCCCGGGACTAGAGATCCACCATGCCACT
The genomic region above belongs to Populus alba chromosome 12, ASM523922v2, whole genome shotgun sequence and contains:
- the LOC118060601 gene encoding small ribosomal subunit protein uS10z/uS10x, with product MAAAYGAMKAQKPGLEETQEQIHKIRITLSSKDVKNLEKVCTDLVRGAKDKRLRVKGPVRIPTKVLNITTRKSPCGEGTNTWDRFELRVHKRVIDLFSSADVVKQITSITIEPGVEVEVTIAD
- the LOC118060582 gene encoding LOW QUALITY PROTEIN: UDP-glucuronate 4-epimerase 3 (The sequence of the model RefSeq protein was modified relative to this genomic sequence to represent the inferred CDS: inserted 4 bases in 3 codons) → MHRHGLMFEVCKLMNPQPAIVCASSSSVYSKKVSEIDRTDNPSSLYAATKKAGEAIAHTYNHIHGLSITGLRFFTVYGPWGRPDMAYFFFTSDILKGKQISVFEGLNGFTVSRDFTYIDDIVKGCLGALDTATKSTGSGGVXGPAQLRVYNLGNTSPVPVXLVNILRKLLKVKAVSPMPAXFTHANISLARRELGYKPTKRRVLSKLVDLWCDHLNLYLILFK